Sequence from the Erinaceus europaeus unplaced genomic scaffold, mEriEur2.1 scaffold_675, whole genome shotgun sequence genome:
gagagagagagagtgcacagAGGCTGTCTCTGAGGACAGGTGTGAGTAAAGGGAAGGAGGTGGTGAGTGGCTGTGGAGTTAGAGCCGATGGCCGGgagtgtgtctttctgtcttttctgtctTACTGCAACTGAGCTGGCTGCCGTGGCCCACCTCCCTCCAGGTGTGTGCTCAGGTGGGCTGACTCTGACTCTGACTGCACCCCGGCCAGACAGCGGCCCCAGTGGGCCCTGACTTGCAACTGAGCAGCTGTGTGGCCTGGGGTGAGCCGCTCTGCCCCCTTGGCCTGGGGTTTTCTCCCCGGCAGAGAGCGAGCTCGAGTCACGCCACCCAGCGTTCCCGCGTGCACACACCCGAGTGTCATGAGCGGGGCGGCTGGGTCACCTGCACCTCACCATGAGTAAGGGGCCaacggggctggggctgggcaccCTTTGTACCTCTGCTCACCCAAGCAGATCCCCCACCACACGGACAGACAGACACGCACATGtgcgtacacacacatacacaaacacactcacacacacacacactcacacacacacactcacacacacactcacacacacacattcacacacacactcacactcacacactcacacacacacactcacacacacactcacacacacacactcacacacactcacacacacactcacacacactcacacactcacacacacacactcacacactcacacacacacactcacacacacacactcacacacacactcacacacacactcacacacacactcacacacacacactcacacacacacactcacacacacactcacacacacacactcacacacacactcacacacacactcacacacacactcacacacacacacactcacacacacacactcatacacacacactctcacacacactctcacacacactcacacacacactcacacacacacacacacactcacacacacacacactcacacacactcacacacacacactcacacacactcacacacactcacacacacacacactcacacacacacactcacacacacacacacactcacacacacactcacacacacacactcacacacacactcacacacactcacacacacacacacactcacacacactcacacacacacacacacactcacacacacacactcatacacacacacactctcacacacacacacactcacacacactcacacacacacacactcacacacacacacactcacacacacacactcacacacacactcacacacacacacactcacacactcacacacacacacactcacacacacactcacacacacacactcacacacacacacacacacactcacacacacacacacacacacacacacacacacacacacacacactcacacacacacacacctttcctgTGATTTCCCAAAGGACAGAAACATGTGGATTCATTTCTGGCTACCCAGAATCTCAGCTGTTCCTGCCTCGGCTCCAAACCCCAGCCCACATCAGAGGCTCTCCATGCGGGAGCGCCCCTCCCGTCTCTGCGGCTGCCATCTGACTCCACTGTCCGTGTGGGAGTCGTGTGCGCCCTGTGAAATGAAGCACCTCCTGACACTggccctgaagctttccccatgtccCCCATGAGGATGGGCCCTGCCTGAGGGGCTGGCCTCCTcactcaccctccctccctccgtctttTCTGTCTCAGGGCCTCAGATggccttctccccttcctctgccCTGCCCATCCACTGACAGTAGCCCTCCCCGGCCTCTCCCAGAGGCCCCTCCATTCCGGAAGTGTCAGCCGTGCCATCAGAATGAATGAGCATgtagctgggagatagctcagccgggAGAGTACGCTCTTTGCCACGTACGAGGGAGACCCTGGGCCCTCCATCCTGCCACCAGTGGGAGCACCACGccaaggggaggcttcatgagtgctaCAGCTGTGCTGTTCcagtttctcaccctctctctccaaACAGAGAGTGAATGCCTGTGTCTgccactgcttttctttttcttcctttgcctccagggttattgctggggttcagcgcCAGCACTATcaaaccactgctcctagaggccactttttccgttgtatgggataggacagagagaaactgagaaagtagggggggacagagagggagagagaaagagagacacctgcagacctacttcgtcactggtgaaacatccccctgcatgtggggagctgggcgctcgatcccggatccttgtgtgggtccttgcgcttagtactatgtgtgctttagcAGGTGTGCTTCCGCCAGGCCCACGCTACCACTGCTGAATCAGATCTGATACAGAGCagtgttggatggatggatggatggatggatggatgggtagatggaagaCAGGTGATTCAGATCCCTTGTATGCATGTTTTAGCAGAAGAATAAAGTTGAGATCCATAGCGCTAAGTGACCTCAAAGACTCCTGCCACTGGAgaatcctctgcttctgggaaGTGAGAGCAGATCCCCAGGAAGCTGCTTCAGGCAGTGGGCAGAGGCCTTTTGTGTGGCAGAAAGTCCGAGGTAAGAGAAGTGGCCCCCAGCAGCCAAGCCCCACTTTCAGCTGAGAAAAGAGCCTTCTAGAACTCTGGGCTGGCTGTGCTGTTCTCTCTGAGACCCTAGATCCAGTCACCCACCAGACCTCACCTGAGACCCTGGATCCAGTCACCCACCAGACCTCACCTGAGACCCTGGATCCAGTCACCCACCATGGCCCcctttccatctttttttgtttgtttgttttgtttctgtgacTTCATCTTGGAAACCGTCCGGAGTCTCGGTCATCTGAAGACACTGATTCAGAGATGTATTTTCAAGAGCACTTGCTTTCTTTTAAGCCTTTctgaagcccccccacccccacccggcaTGGGGCTGTTCCATGAATCCCCACCCCCAGGTTGGGGTCCACCAAAATCCCTAGCTTCTCTTCATGAAGTCAACTGGCTCCAGTTAAGAACATCCGGTTTAAAAAGAAGATGATCTGATTTTGTCTTACAAGAAACAGGAAGACTGAGGTACAGTAGAAAGTAAGTAATAGACAAGACAGGGCActgaggagagatagacacaaaAAGAGACAATTTCCTTCCTTAGTAGCTGGAACTACATAGGACctcgggaggtggctcagtggataaagcattggtacCTTAAGCTTTTAGTCCAGTTTAATttctagcactgcatgtgccagagtgatgctctagtttcctctctctctctctctctctttctctctctctctccctctcattaatacaatctttttttttttcttttaatggaaCACTATGGATACAgcaagcataatggctatgtaaaaatgactttcatgcctcaggctctgaagtcccagtttcaatccccagcaacactgtAAGACAGTTGAGCGGGATGTGTATGCATTTTATTaagatagtaaataaaataataaaacattaaaaaataaaaatgtaggtaGAGTCCATtatgaagaaagggaagggatgcctgtgccccccacacccaccccgtgTTCCTATGTTAAGACTCCACTCCCCATTGTGATGGATGTTGGAGGAAGGGCTTTGGGAGATGACTGCCTTCATTTGAGGTCATGATGGTGGGATCCTCGTAACAGGATTCGTGTCTGTGTAAGAAGAGACCAggacccaggaagaagacagctgtCCGTAAGCCAGGAAGAGGGTCCTCTCCAGAAACCGCATCAGCTGTCCTCTTGACCTTGGACCTGGAACTTCCAGAGGCATGAGAAGGACATGTCTGCTGTGGCCCGACCTGTGATCTGATGCTCCAGGCCCCACCCAGGACCGTTCAGTTCAAAGACGACCCTGTAAAGCCAGGCCTCTGTATTGACTCCAGCTGAGAGTGAACAGTGGCAGGCATCTTGTTACTCAGCGGCTCTCTGTGCCTCATTTTCTACATCCATAAAAGACCaataattaatatttaccttgaaGAGTTGTTGGCAATTACAAGAACTAAACATCAGCCCCGCACAAAGGTCTTCAGTGAGCGATGGCTGTTACTACAGGGAAGGGCAGGGGGCCGGCGGCAGGGACCGGTGTGGGTGTTGTCACCCACCTGAGCCTGACTGGACAGGCTGCCCCTGGGAGGAAATGAAAGCAAACACACAGAGGGCAAGTTCTCAGCTCACTGGCTGGCCTGGAGTGTATTTGTGTTAAAATCTCTCAGGGTGTTCCTGCAGTGGAGCTATGGCTTACAGCAGTCCGTCCCCGCTGGCCTGGGAAGGGTCCACGTTTTCTGGAAAGCCCGAAGCATCCtccatccgtgtgtgtgtgtgtgtgtgtgtgtgtgtgtgtgtgtgtgtgtgtgtgtgtgtgtgtgtgtaggggagtgGCTCGCTCTGACCTAGGGCACCTCTAGCCTGGGGCCATTTAGCCAGATCCAGACTGGAGTCTACCAAGACCCCCCAGCTTCTGTTCATGAAGTCAGCAGGCTCCAGTTCAaaggagctgttttttttttttttttctctcctgacaagaaaagagaaaggtgTGAAGACGGAAAAGAGATAAGAGTCTCTTGCTGGTGGCTGTCCTCcaaacccagcccccagccaGGATGAAGCACTGACTACTTTTTCTCTGTGTGCAAGGTGTGAGCAAAAGCTTGGGGACACTGGGGAGCAGTGCTGACCAGAGGAGGAAGGTGACCCCTCAGTCTGGAAACCCAGAACCTCTGCACATCTTCTCCTGCTGGTCCTCAGGATCTGGCTGGCACAATGTAGGGGTGGGCGCCCCCGCTGACAAAGACCCCAGAGTTCTGGGTGTGCTGGGGTCAGTTTCATCTGTAGGTGGCAAGTGACAGATGGCTgcagcccagccaggcccagagCTTCCCTGGTGGCAGCTCTGTCCCTCCTGAGCCCTGGCCTCCAGCAGCTCAGGGCTAACAGCGGGGACTGGGGGGATGCACTGGatccttctcgtggtgcatcccgtgagtacccatttattggggaaactgacgatccttcctagccgactgaatccacatggatcccagtcactttcaaagccagcaacaagcagacatcaggctcaacctgacgctgttgactggctacggaagaaaggcaaacgctcgAAGAAGAAGCGGGGACTGGGTAAGGTACTGCCCAGCTGCTGCCCCCTGGACCTTGCTCTTCCTCCTCTGCGATGTTTTCAAACAGACTGGTGTCCCTGGCACACAAGGTGTGTGCTGCACCTTGACCAATCCCAAAGTGCACTGGAGCTTGAACAAACAAATGGTGCCTGGTGGTACCTTTCACTGGAATGCCTGCAAAGATGCATGGCTTCTTTCCACGCCAtcagcctggggcctggggcagaGTACCACGAAAGGctaaggaggaggagatgggggagcTTGGGGAGGAAGATGGCAGGCCATTTCCTGGCTTTGGCAGAGACAGGCCTCTTtcaaaggggaaaggagagagagagacagacagacagacagagacagagagagacattgaaagagaCCAAAACAGAGACCACGACAGAAACCAAGAAGAGAAAGCACAGCTGCTACAATGCAAGCATCAGCTGTAGAGCGCCCATTCTAAATGCCTCGGTGCCGCCATCAGTCGAAGCTCAGAGCTCGGCTCCACTGGGCAGTCAAGCACTGGGTGCTGTGTTTTGAAGTCAAGCAACCCAGAGGCTGTCTGGGAAAGGACAGGATGGCGTGGTGGGAGAGAACTTTGGAGAGAGACCAAGGCTCAAGTCTGGATCAGCAGCAACCACCCGCCTGGGTGGTTCTGGGCATGTCCCCTTTCTCTCACAGTCTCTGTCTGCTGGGCTGCAGCAGGGGGTGAAGGCAGCGCCCCGTGTATCACGCACACACCTCTGTACCCGAGTGTTTTGACACTTGTCCAGTAAGGGGTGGGGTGGCAGAAAGAAGCTGGGAGGGGGGGAGGCTGGGAGCACAAAGTCCTCTGTGCGTGGTCCTGCTCTCCTGACCCACAGCATCTCTGAGGCAACAGCCAGGGAACCAAGCCTGCTGCTTCCAAGTGGCCAGCAAATCCCTCCGAGTCTGCTAACACAACTGGCACTTTCACAGCTGCCTGCAGCAGCTCAGTCTCCGCTCAGAGGTCTGacctttcccttttaaaaaatatttatttgttgttggatagagacagaaaaatacatggagagggaagggggaggtagagagggagagagacacctgcatccctgcttcaccactcatgaagctttcccctctgcatatggggaccagggacttgaacctgggtccttgggcactgtaatgtgtgtgcttaaccaggtgtgctgctgcctgctccctcactttttttttttaaattcttgtcATGTTTTGGTGTGTTTTGCTAATGAACAGGTAGAAAGAATCATCTTATACACAGAAATTAGCAGGGAGGTGAAGGGGCCTCTCCATGAGGATTCAACCCCCCTacctccccacacacatacacacacacccaggaaGTGGCTGGGCATGTGCTGGCAGGTGGCGTCTGGCCTTTGGGACAAGCTTTTAAGAGCTAAGCTGGGAGTTTCCACCCAGTTTGAGGAACTGTCACTCAGCCCCTGACAAAGAATTCGGAGCCAGTGCCTCCAGCCCTGGATTGGTCCAAAGATGCTTTGGCCCTTGAATGTGGCCTATTTGGGCCCTGGTAGGTGACCAGGGCAGCCCATTTCTTTTGgtgaagcaccccccacccccgcccagatGACAACACCCCACCCTCCTGTGGCCAGTGCAGCCAGCTGCCCAGATGAGCTTGGGGCTCTCTCCATGAACACCAAGTGCAAATGGCTCAAGGCAGCTGGCAAGATGCTAAGAGCAGCGTCAATCCTAATTAGGATGAGGAGTCAGGAGAGGAGGCACCAGAGCCCCACTCTGCAGAGGCCGGGCTTGCCAGCACAGAAAGCAGACAGAGTTCTCAGGTGCACACCACAGTGACACTGGTGACAGTGGTCCGACTCGCTGTGCCACGCGGCGCGGAGGCCTGGGCAGCTCTGTGGCGGGGCAGGTGGTGACGCAAGTTCTCCGGGTGAGCGGGAGGGGAGGAGGCGTCGTGATGACAGCAAAGGGCGCACTGAAAGGATGTTTTCCCAGAGAAAAAGAGGAGCGTGCTGCCCTGGGCGAACCGGACTCTCTGTGTGGCTGTGTCTCCCCGATTATTGATTATTGATAGCATATTCCCCTGACTGCAAGAACCGCTTAGCCTCAGCACTAAGCTCCTGACTGCAAAGGGCAAAGGGCAAGGGGCAAAGGGCAAAGCAGTTTCCTTTGGGAGATGGGGGGGGCAGATTCCAGATGAAAATAGGCAGGACCTAAGGGCAAGGAAAATAAGAGTTCGAGTTCTTCCAGCCAACCCAATTGTACAaagccactttttaaaaagattattccaGATGGTCCCAGCGGGGGTTGGGGAAAGACAAATGCTGACCAGCTGAACTACCCGCAGGCCTGGCACCCAGGTGAGTCCCAAACAACCGAGGGGCGGAGCTAACACCTGGGAAAAGGTTGCAGGAAAAagattgttgtttttttgttgtttttaaaggaGCGCTCCCGGTTTCTCCCATCCGACCACCTGATCTGAAAGGCGAGAGACCCCGGGGGGCAGACCACCCTACAGCCCGGCCCAGACCagaaagccacacacacacacaccccccacctgTTAGTTCAAGTTCCGCGGCTGGGCCGGCGGGGCGCTGCTGGGGAGGTGGGTGTGCATTCACCTCGGGCCCCCACCCCGGGAAGCCGGGTGCCCACAGTGCCCCGGGTACCCCGACCTGCCCTGGCCCCGGCTTTGCAAGCTCACGACCCCCACTCCGGGGTCTGACCGCGCATCTGGGGGCGCAGCACGCCGCCCCTTCCGCCCGACCACGCCCCTCCCAAGCGGTCCCCGGAGCGCACCTCGCCGCTGACCACCCTGCCACCCTGTCCGGGGTGCTCGTGGGCCCCTGGGTGGTGGGGGGGTCTAGGTGTCGctgtcctctcctccccacctaGCAGGGAGGAGCGCGCCGGCGGCTCCGTGGGAGACGTGGCCGAACAGGGTCTGGACGGGCGTCGGCTCGGGGACCCGTGCACCCCCAGGCTTGCGGGGactctcccccagccccccagccctcgACCCCGGTCGCCAGCGAGCGCCcggcagcccccggctccccgccccggccggccccgccccgccccaggaTGGCCAGTTCCCATAGCAATCGCACAGACACCGGTTGCCAGGcaacccctctccctccttcctccccctcctccagcgtccgctcccccaaccccagcctcCTCCCGCCCCCTCTGCAGCCTCCACCCCGGGGGCGCCGGCGCAGCCCCTCGGGAGCGCTCCGGGCTCGGGCTGCGCCTTCTGAGAGTTTCGCTGCGATCCATTGTGACCTTCCGGAAGGGGGTGTGCGTGTGCGAGTGGCGGGGTCCTCGAGTGGGGGGGCCCCGCAGAGAGAGGGGTCCCAGGAATGGGGGGGTCCTCCAGCAGGCAGAGGGGTCTCCAGTATTGAGGGGGGTCCCTCTGCAGGAAGAGGGGTCCCAGGAATGGGGGGTCCCCAGCAGAGAAAGGGGTCTCCAGTATTGAGGGGGGTCCCTCTGCAGGAAGAGGGGTCCCAGGAATGGGGGGTCCCCAGCAGAGAAAGGGGTCTCCAGTGTTGAGGGGGGGGTCCCTCTGCAGGAAGAGGGGTCCCAGGAATGGGGGTCCTCCAGCAGGCAGAGGGGTCTCCAGTATTGAGGGGGGGTCCCTCTGCAGGAAGAGGGGTCCCAGGAATGGGGGGTCCCCAGCAGGGAGAGGGGTCTCAGTATTGAGGGGGGTCCCCAGCAGGGAGAGGGGTCTCAGTATTGAGGGGGTCCCCCGCGGGGAGGGTCGCTGGGTGGGGTCCCCCTCGAGGGCGCCCGCGCGCCCGCCCCGGCGCCTTTGTGTCTCGGGGAGCAGGTGCCGCGCCCACCCCTGGGCGCCGGAGGCCGCGTTACCTTCGATGCAGCACACCCGCCACAGCCCCGAGTGGGTGAGGTCGCCGCGGgcgcggcggggcgggggcgccTCGTCCATGGTGAGGTTGGTGCCGTTGCAGATGTGCGCGCTGGAGTAGAGCCAGTAGTCGGTGCCCACGGCGATGGCCATGAGCGAGAAGGCGGCGAAGGCTCCGGCCGTGGTCAACAGCATCTGCAGCCCGCGGTCGTACCGCACCATGGTGGGCGCCTCATAGtccgccgcccgcccgccggccCGGCCGCCGCCCGCCCTCCTCCTGCCACCGCTCGGGGGGCgccggggccgggggccgggggccggggggcgGCGCCGCGCTGCGCTCCCACCCGCCGCGGCTCAAACTCCGAGGCGCGGCTGCTAGTGCTGGCTGCGCGGCGCCCGAGCCCGgggctcctccctcctccctcctccccgctccctcctccttcctcccggcccgccccgcccctccccttcccctccggTCCCCGCTGGGCCTGCGCCTCCGCTCGcagctcagcccccccccccccagcccagcccccgcctcccccaGCCGCGCCCGGCTCTCCCCCGGGTCCGCCCGGGgctccctccctcgctccctcgcTCGCTCCCTCGCTCCCCATTCCGTGCTCCCGCGCGCTCTCCTCCGCTCCCAGCGTTCATTCACATTATTAGAGCAAAGGCAGCTTGGCCACGGATTCCCCAGGAGGcctggaggggagctgggggggggggggttggttggaGAGGTTGGAGAGGGTGCAGCTGGGGGGGGGTTGGTTGGAGAGGTTAGAGAGGGTGTAGCTGGAGGGGGTGTTGGTTGGAGAGGTTGGAGAGGGTGCAGCTGGGGGGGGTTTGGTTGGAGAGGTTGGAGAGGGTGCAGCTGGGGGGGGTTTGGTTGGAGAGGTTGGAGAGGGTGCAGCTGGGGGGGTGTTGGTTGGAGAGGTTGGAGAGGGTGCAGCTGGGGGGGTGTTGGTTGGAGAGGTTGGAGAGGGTGCAGCTGGGGGGGGTGTTGGTTGGAGAGGTTGGAGAGGGTGCAGCTGGGGGGGGTTTGGTTGGAGAGGTTGGAGAGGGTGCAGCTGGGGAGGGTGCGGTTCCCCAGCTCCCACCCCCCCTGCACCCCGTGGGGTTCCA
This genomic interval carries:
- the LOC132536512 gene encoding voltage-dependent calcium channel gamma-4 subunit-like isoform X1, producing MVRYDRGLQMLLTTAGAFAAFSLMAIAVGTDYWLYSSAHICNGTNLTMDEAPPPRRARGDLTHSGLWRVCCIEGVSSAPRLFGTHLGARPAGSSAGPAYFHLESAPPISQRKLLCPLPLALCPLQSGA
- the LOC132536512 gene encoding voltage-dependent calcium channel gamma-4 subunit-like isoform X4 is translated as MVRYDRGLQMLLTTAGAFAAFSLMAIAVGTDYWLYSSAHICNGTNLTMDEAPPPRRARGDLTHSGLWRVCCIEGAACPVRLRWVTTPTPVPAAGPLPFPVVTAIAH
- the LOC132536512 gene encoding voltage-dependent calcium channel gamma-4 subunit-like isoform X3, which encodes MVRYDRGLQMLLTTAGAFAAFSLMAIAVGTDYWLYSSAHICNGTNLTMDEAPPPRRARGDLTHSGLWRVCCIEGPAYFHLESAPPISQRKLLCPLPLALCPLQSGA
- the LOC132536512 gene encoding voltage-dependent calcium channel gamma-4 subunit-like isoform X5 — translated: MVRYDRGLQMLLTTAGAFAAFSLMAIAVGTDYWLYSSAHICNGTNLTMDEAPPPRRARGDLTHSGLWRVCCIEDSPASEGAFLTKFLPHSFTHSFIHSFIHSPNY
- the LOC132536512 gene encoding voltage-dependent calcium channel gamma-4 subunit-like isoform X2, with the protein product MVRYDRGLQMLLTTAGAFAAFSLMAIAVGTDYWLYSSAHICNGTNLTMDEAPPPRRARGDLTHSGLWRVCCIEVPGPRSRGQLMRFLERTLFLAYGQLSSSWVLVSSYTDTNPVTRIPPS